CTTTATTGATACAGGTTCTGGTGGAGGTATCGGCTGGGCTTTGGTGGATGACATCACTCATGCAGAGATTACAGAAGAAAAGATTATCAATGCCCGTCATTATCATACTATTCAGGAGGTGAAGAATGGAGAAGGTCCTCATCCTATCAAAACTGATAAGGGTTGGTTGCATTTGGCTCATGGCGTACGTGGTTGTGCAAGCGGTCTCCGTTATGTGCTCTATATGTATATGACATCTTTGGAAGATCCTACTAAGGTGATTGCTGAACCTGGTGGATACTTGCTGGTTCCTGAAGGGGGTGAGTATATTGGTGATGTAATGAATGTGGTCTTTGCAAACGGTTGGATTGCTGATGAGGATGGAACAGTCTTCATCTACTATGCTTCTTCTGATACAAGAATGCATGTGGCTACTTCTACTATCGATCGTTTGGTAGATTATTGCATGAATACGCCTCAGGATGGCTATCGTACAGCTCTGAGTGTAGAGACTATCAAGAAGTTAGTGGCTAAGAATAAGGCAACTTTGGGAAAGTAGTTAAGTAAAAGATGAGATAAAGATTGTAGGGATTCTTTTTCCTCAAGCGTATTATAAAGCGCTTGGGGATTGAGTCCCTATTTTTGTGGTGAAGTGTTTTTGCTTTGCCTCATATATCTCATAAAGACACTTAACGCTTTATAAATAACTTAATAACATATTAAATTAATGGCAAGTATAAAAGAAAAAATAGCATACGCATTGGGTGATGCAGCTGCTGGTGGTATAGTTTGGAAGGTAATGTCTATTGCTTTCCCTTTGTTTTTTACAAATGTCTTTGGACTTTCATTTGCTGATGCAGCAGTATTGATGCTTGTTGCCCGTATGTTTGATGTGGTGACAGATCCATTGATGGGTAGTCTGGCTGACCGTACCCAATCTCGTTTTGGTACCTATCGCCCATGGCTTATTTTTGGTGCGATTCCTTTTGGACTGATTTTTGCATTGCTACTCTATACTCCAGATTTCGGTCCTGTGGGTAAAAGAATCTATGCATATACTTTGTATCTCCTGATGATGGCAGTATATACCATGGTGAATGTACCTTATGGTTCCTTGTTGGGTGTGATGACCGATGATGCCAATGAGACAAACCAGTTTTCTTCTTTCCGTATGGTAGGAGCCTATGCAATGGGATTCATCACATTACTTTCTTTCCCTTATCTGCAGAAAATGGTGGGTGGTACAGATGCACATCAATATGCTGTGATAGGTGCAGTTCTTGGTGTTGTTGCAGCCGTGATGACTTTGGCTTGTGGCCTTATGACAAAAGAACGACTGAAACCAAAGCGTGCAGAGAAGTTCTCTTTCCATCAATTTGTGGATTTGGTACACAATAAAGCCTGGTTGTATATGACGGCCATTGCTGTATGTACCAATTTCTTTAATGGTTTCCGCTATGCTGTAGCCGGATATATGTTTGATTATTGCTTGCATGGTAATGTGACTGTAGAAGGGCTGATTATCAATTATACCGTTTTTATGGCATTTGGTGAGGTTACCTGTATGATTTTTGGTGGAGTGTCTCCTTGGTTTACCCGCTTGGTTGGTTCTAAACGTATGGCTTTCTTCTGGGCTGCGGCACTTTGTCTGGTACTTTCCATAGTTTTCTTCTTTATCCCAATGGATCCGTCTTATATTTGGGTTATGATAGTTTTGGTTGTACTCACTTCTATAGGTATTGGTATTTATTCACCATTGATGTGGTCTATGTATGCTGATGTGGCTGATTATCATACAGAACACTTCGGGACATCCGCAACCGGACTTATCTTCTCATCTGGTACCATGTCTCAAAAGTTTGGTACAGCCATCTCTGGTTCATTGATAGCATTATTGTTGGGTATGGCAGGAGCTAATATGATAACTGATGCGATGGGTAATACGATGATAGACCCTAAGTCTGTGACAGATTCTGTGCTTACCATGGTATGGTCTCTGTTCTCTCTGTTCCCTGCTGTCATCGCCTTCTTGCTGATGGTATTAAGTTGGCTGTTCCCAATCAAGAAATAAAAATGATATTAAAACTAAATACCTCTATGGGAAATTTGAAACTGACAATGAAGGATATTCTGGAGAATAATATCCTCAACTATTGGATTGACCGTGTAACCGACCATGAGAATGGCGGTTACTATGGTCGTGTAGATGGTCATGAAAATGTGCATCCTCAAGCAGAAAAGGGTGCTATCATGAATGCTCGAATTCTATGGGCATTCTCTGCGGCTTATCGTGTATTGAAGAAGCCTGAGTATCTGGAGGCAGCTACAAGGGCTAAGGAATATGTACGTGATCATTTCCTGGATAAGGAGTATGGTGGTGTTTACTGGAGCGTCGATTTCAAGGGCAATCCATTGGATACAAAGAAACAGACTTATGCTATTGGTTTTACGATCTATGGTATGTCTGAATATGCTCGTGCCACAGGTGATAAAGAAGCATTAGATATTGCTATTTCTCTTTATCATGATATAGAGAAACATGCTTTTGATAGTGTGAATAATGGTTACATTGAGGCGCAGACTCGTGAGTGGAATCCTATTGCTGATATGCGCCTGTCTGATAAGGATGAGAATGGAAGCCGTACAATGAATACTCATCTTCACATCATTGAACCATATACCAATCTATATCGTGTATGGAAGTCTCCTGAATTGGAGAAGAGTATCAGAAACCTTCTGGATATCTTTACAGACAAGTTGCTCAATAAGGAGACTTATCATCTTGATTTGTTCTTCAATGATGAATGGGTAGGTAAGCGCAATATTGAGAGTTATGGTCATGATATCGAGGCCTCCTGGCTGCTCCATGAGACCGCTTTGGTTCTCGGTGACAAGAAGGTACTTCTCAAGATAGAAAAGATTATCCGTCGAATAGCAGATGCTGCTGATGAAGGTTTGCGTCCTGATGGCAGTATGGTTTATGAGCATTGGAAAGATAATGATAAATATGATTTGCAGCGCCAGTGGTGGGTGCAGTGCGAGAATATTATTGGTCATATAGACCTCTATCAATATTTCCATACAGAGGAGTCGTTGGAGACGGCCATCCTGTGCTGGAATTATGTAGCTAAGCATTTGCTGGATGGAAAAAATGGAGAATGGCATTGGGCTGTGCTTGAAGATGGTAGTCTGAATCTTGATGATGATAAGGCAGGTTTCTGGAAGTGTCCTTACCATAATAGTCGTATGTGTCTGGAACTTATTGAGCGTGAATACTAATACTACTTTTTATAATAGAATCAAATGTCTGGAGATTTTTATCTTCAGGCATTTTTTTATAATATGCAAAAATAGTATTTGTTTTTTTTCTATTTTTATCATATTCATCTTTTTGGATAAGTTTATTGGATTGCTGTTAATTGCATGAATATACTTTTATGTAATAACAATAAAATCATAGTTTTTTATATATTTCCAATAAAAATGCGATTATTATAGTTAAATACACTTAATTGTGTCTGCTATATCAAGATATATTTGGATTTTCTGAATATTTATACTAACTTTGCATATAATATTATATATATATTGTTACACACTATTTTGTTTTAACTTTTAATAAAAGAACGTCTTTTAAGTATGGATAAAGAGTTTGAGGACTATTGGAATTTGCATCAGCGGCATTTGATATTAAGTGCACCTGAGAAGCTGCGCTCAGAATATATGGAAGCCGGCCGTTTGGACTCTCCTGCAGATTGGGTTTGTTTTATCCTTCCTGTTGGAGTGGGTATATTGCTGCAGCCATTTCTGAGATTTACAAGTGAAATTCTGTCATGGGCAATAGTTTTAGTCGTCGTTGTTGTATTGTTTGTTCTCATGCAAATGATAAAGCCATACATATCCAAGAAAAAGACCGAGGCTGAAGCCTTGGAAGAAATTAAGAAATATTATTATGAGCGTTATAAGAAAACAGGAAAGTTAGATACATTGGAACCTTGGAATAATTAGCTTCCTTGTGGTTCATATGTTTAAATATAGATTTCATGATTGCTTAACATTGTCGTTAAACAATCATGAAATCTCCCATAATGTCGTCTGAAATATAAATTCCTTCTCTTGTCAATGACAAACGATCGTTTTGTTTGTCTATTTTCATGAGTCCTCTTTTTATTTTGTCGTTTGCTTCGTCGAGCAATTTCTCCAGATAGCATTTTCCAAATTCCTTTTCTGTCTTTTCCAGATCAATACCATCACTTGTTCTTAAGGCTGTCGTTATCAAATCATTATAACGTGTAGCAAGGCCAAGGTGTTCTTTTTCCGAAGGTAAGATTCCTTGATGGATGCTATTGATATATTGTTGAATGTTATTGATGTTCCAACTTCTGATTACTTCCATCTTGCCTGATTGATTCCTTGCTCTACGATAGGAATGTGCTGCTGCGCCCAGTCCTATGTATGGAGTTTCGTTCCAATAGCTGCTGTTGTGTCGTGAGCGGTAGCCTGGTTTTGCAAAATTACTGATTTCGTAATGTTCATATCCAGAAATAGTAAGCATATCAACCAAGGTGTCGTACATGTTTCTGCTTAATTCTTCATCAATTTCTTCTATCTTCCCTTGTTCCAGCATTTTGTATAATGGAGTTCCTTCTTCATACATGAGGCTATAGGCGGATATGTGTTCTACACCTAATTGTAAAGCCTGTAGAATATCATATTTCCAATCTTCTATGTTCTCTTTTGGAAAACCGAACATGAGATCGATACTGATGTTTTCTATTCCAGTTTTTCTCAATAGAGATACAGCTTCTTTTACTTCAGTAGTATTGTGGCGCCTGCG
This is a stretch of genomic DNA from Segatella hominis. It encodes these proteins:
- a CDS encoding MFS transporter; the protein is MASIKEKIAYALGDAAAGGIVWKVMSIAFPLFFTNVFGLSFADAAVLMLVARMFDVVTDPLMGSLADRTQSRFGTYRPWLIFGAIPFGLIFALLLYTPDFGPVGKRIYAYTLYLLMMAVYTMVNVPYGSLLGVMTDDANETNQFSSFRMVGAYAMGFITLLSFPYLQKMVGGTDAHQYAVIGAVLGVVAAVMTLACGLMTKERLKPKRAEKFSFHQFVDLVHNKAWLYMTAIAVCTNFFNGFRYAVAGYMFDYCLHGNVTVEGLIINYTVFMAFGEVTCMIFGGVSPWFTRLVGSKRMAFFWAAALCLVLSIVFFFIPMDPSYIWVMIVLVVLTSIGIGIYSPLMWSMYADVADYHTEHFGTSATGLIFSSGTMSQKFGTAISGSLIALLLGMAGANMITDAMGNTMIDPKSVTDSVLTMVWSLFSLFPAVIAFLLMVLSWLFPIKK
- the hemW gene encoding radical SAM family heme chaperone HemW, which translates into the protein MAGIYIHIPFCESRCIYCDFYSTTSLKWKDDYVDALCKEMELRPAIQALGDNYPIETIYLGGGTPSQLSDGHLLQIFTKLKETYGDLFSKNMEITMECNPDDVTPDYCKTLGKLPVNRVSMGAQTFSDQRLQFLRRRHNTTEVKEAVSLLRKTGIENISIDLMFGFPKENIEDWKYDILQALQLGVEHISAYSLMYEEGTPLYKMLEQGKIEEIDEELSRNMYDTLVDMLTISGYEHYEISNFAKPGYRSRHNSSYWNETPYIGLGAAAHSYRRARNQSGKMEVIRSWNINNIQQYINSIHQGILPSEKEHLGLATRYNDLITTALRTSDGIDLEKTEKEFGKCYLEKLLDEANDKIKRGLMKIDKQNDRLSLTREGIYISDDIMGDFMIV
- a CDS encoding AGE family epimerase/isomerase, with the protein product MGNLKLTMKDILENNILNYWIDRVTDHENGGYYGRVDGHENVHPQAEKGAIMNARILWAFSAAYRVLKKPEYLEAATRAKEYVRDHFLDKEYGGVYWSVDFKGNPLDTKKQTYAIGFTIYGMSEYARATGDKEALDIAISLYHDIEKHAFDSVNNGYIEAQTREWNPIADMRLSDKDENGSRTMNTHLHIIEPYTNLYRVWKSPELEKSIRNLLDIFTDKLLNKETYHLDLFFNDEWVGKRNIESYGHDIEASWLLHETALVLGDKKVLLKIEKIIRRIADAADEGLRPDGSMVYEHWKDNDKYDLQRQWWVQCENIIGHIDLYQYFHTEESLETAILCWNYVAKHLLDGKNGEWHWAVLEDGSLNLDDDKAGFWKCPYHNSRMCLELIEREY